The Sphaerospermopsis torques-reginae ITEP-024 genome has a window encoding:
- a CDS encoding 4Fe-4S binding protein encodes MFDSISESLIHKIRWVLTILWLGLIASFLYDPLSSILTKPENTWSPFRLSNTCIQVQDKCLSEQPYPLGTTLFWGAIIPISIFILLVFGHEMWRRICPLSFLSQIPRSLGWQRQIKREDPQTGKIRYELVKIKPDSWLGKNYSYVQFAWLFVGLCGRILFFNADRLVLILWLLFTIVFALTVGYLYSGKSWCNYFCPMATVQRIYGEPGGLFSSQAHTSEQLITQSMCRTTLPDGKEKSACVACQNPCIDIDSERTYWADLKRPESSFLRYSYVGLVIGYFVYYYLYAGNWDYYFSGVWARETDQLASLFAPGFYVLGKTVNIPKIVAVPMTLGGFTALGYGWGKVIEKKAKAYSLRHHLHLSIDTIRHRIFTICTFGIFNFFFIFAGRPLIILLPLWIQYLYDILLVILSTMWLYKTWKRSLDIYSRESVANRLRKQLEKLDINLPKYLDGRSIKELNTHEIYVLAKVLPSFTKNKLYHAYKGVAREFLVEGKMKYSEGLEVLDKMRQELEITEDEHWEMLNQLGVENVEIINSPMEITNVENDQLLPKLQDLTQELQTHFEKILDVPTKYTGFVLVKDNVKKLKRSQEKEK; translated from the coding sequence ATGTTTGATAGTATATCTGAAAGTCTAATACACAAAATACGCTGGGTATTAACTATCCTATGGCTAGGATTAATTGCATCTTTTTTATATGATCCTTTATCTTCAATATTGACTAAACCTGAAAATACTTGGAGTCCTTTCAGATTGTCCAATACTTGTATTCAAGTACAAGATAAATGCCTCTCAGAACAGCCTTATCCTTTGGGAACAACCTTATTTTGGGGAGCAATTATTCCTATTTCTATTTTCATTTTACTAGTGTTTGGACATGAAATGTGGCGAAGAATTTGCCCCCTATCTTTTTTATCACAAATTCCCCGCTCTTTAGGTTGGCAGCGTCAAATCAAACGAGAAGATCCTCAAACTGGAAAAATACGTTATGAGTTAGTCAAAATTAAGCCTGATTCATGGTTAGGCAAAAATTATTCCTATGTACAATTTGCATGGCTGTTTGTAGGTTTATGTGGTCGTATTTTATTTTTTAATGCAGATCGTTTAGTGTTAATATTATGGCTATTATTTACCATTGTATTTGCTCTTACTGTGGGTTATTTATATAGTGGCAAGTCTTGGTGTAACTACTTTTGTCCGATGGCTACAGTGCAAAGGATTTATGGTGAACCGGGTGGATTATTTAGCAGTCAGGCTCATACAAGTGAGCAATTAATTACTCAATCAATGTGCCGTACTACATTACCAGATGGTAAAGAAAAAAGTGCTTGTGTAGCTTGTCAAAATCCTTGTATTGATATTGATTCTGAAAGAACTTATTGGGCTGATTTAAAACGTCCAGAATCATCGTTTTTACGTTACAGCTATGTTGGTTTGGTTATTGGTTATTTTGTTTATTACTATCTGTATGCTGGTAATTGGGATTATTACTTTTCTGGTGTTTGGGCAAGAGAAACCGATCAACTTGCATCACTGTTTGCACCAGGATTTTATGTGTTAGGAAAAACAGTTAATATACCTAAAATAGTTGCAGTGCCGATGACTCTTGGAGGATTTACAGCCCTGGGATATGGGTGGGGAAAAGTAATAGAAAAGAAAGCAAAAGCTTATAGTCTGCGTCATCATCTTCATCTTTCTATTGATACTATCAGACATCGAATTTTTACCATTTGCACCTTTGGCATTTTCAACTTCTTTTTTATTTTTGCTGGTCGTCCTCTGATTATATTATTGCCATTATGGATACAATATTTATACGATATATTATTAGTCATCTTGAGTACAATGTGGCTATACAAAACTTGGAAACGTAGCCTGGATATTTACTCAAGAGAAAGTGTTGCGAATCGTTTACGCAAGCAACTAGAAAAACTAGATATCAATTTGCCAAAATATTTAGATGGACGTTCTATTAAGGAATTAAATACTCATGAAATATATGTATTAGCTAAGGTATTACCAAGTTTCACAAAAAACAAACTCTATCATGCATATAAAGGTGTGGCACGGGAATTTTTAGTGGAAGGAAAGATGAAATACTCTGAAGGTTTAGAAGTATTAGACAAAATGCGTCAAGAATTGGAAATTACAGAGGATGAGCATTGGGAAATGCTCAATCAGTTGGGTGTTGAAAACGTAGAAATTATCAATTCTCCTATGGAAATAACAAATGTAGAAAATGATCAGCTATTGCCAAAACTGCAAGATTTGACTCAGGAATTGCAAACACATTTCGAGAAAATTCTTGATGTACCAACCAAGTATACTGGTTTTGTACTAGTAAAAGATAATGTGAAGAAATTAAAGAGATCCCAGGAAAAAGAAAAATGA